The following nucleotide sequence is from Alkalihalobacillus sp. LMS39.
GTTTGGATAGTTTTGCCAATAAGCTTCGCGCAGGTAAGATTGAGGAAGCACTCATACTAAACTCATCTAATCCTAGGCCTAACAAAATCGGAATAGCCACTTCATCCCCAGCCATTTCTCCACACATACCAACCCATTTGCCTTGGCGATGTGCAGCTTCTATGACCATGTTCACTAAGCGTAAGATGGCTGGATGATAAGGCTGGTACAAATAAGAAACTCGTTCATTCATACGGTCAGCCGCCATCGTATATTGAATTAAATCGTTTGTTCCAATACTAAAGAAATCAACTTCCGGTGCATACAAATCCGCACAAACAGCCGTAGAAGGAATTTCAACCATAATTCCGACTTCAATCTCTTCAGATACTGCTACGTTTTCAGCTACCAATTTTAACTTTTCTTCAGCCAAAATCGCTTTTGCTTGTTGGAGTTCTTCTAATGTTGCAATCATCGGAAACATAATTTTCAAATTTCCAAATGCACTTGCACGCAAAAGGGATCGAAGCTGTGTACGGAACATGTCTTGCATTTCTAAGCATAATCGAACCGCTCGGAAACCTAAGAAAGGATTCATTTCTTTTGGTAAATCTAAGTATGGAAGCTCTTTATCTCCACCTATGTCAAGTGTCCGAATGACAACTGGTTTTCCCGCCATTTTTTCAACAACTGTTTTATAGGCTATAAATTGCTCTTCTTCTGTCGGAAGCTCATTTCTACCCATATATAAAAACTCAGTTCGATATAAGCCAATTCCTTCCGCTCCATTATTGTGAACGCCTGTAATATCATCAGGTGTTCCAATATTTGCAGCTAACTCTACATGATGTCCATCAACAGTGAGTGTTTTTTCATTCACTAATTTGGCCCATTCTTCTTTTTGTTTATTAAACGTAGCAAGTTTTTGCTCATAAGCCTCTAATTGCTCTTTGCTCGGATTGACAATAACTTGTCCATCTAAGCCATCCACAATGACCATCATGCCATTTTCAATTCCATCTGTTATTGATTTTGTTCCAACTACTGCTGGAATTTCCATTGATCGTGCCATAATTGCAGAGTGAGATGTTCGACCGCCGATATCTGTCGCAAACCCTTTAATATACTCTGGATTTAGTTGAGCCGTGTCTGACGGTGTTAAATCTTCTGCTATAATCACTGTTTTTTCTTGAATAAGAGCTAATGAAGTTGTTTGAATTCCTAATAGGTGCCCTAGTACACGTTTTGTCACATCTCGAATATCTGCCGCACGCTCTTTCATATATTCATTATCCATGTTTTCAAACATCGAAATGAACATGTTTGCGATTTCTTGAAGTGCGCTTTCGGCATTCACTTTTGTTGATGTAATTTTATCTTTCACAGCGTCAACTAACTCAGGATCACTAAGAACTAGGAGGTGAGCAGCAAAAATTGCTG
It contains:
- the ptsP gene encoding phosphoenolpyruvate--protein phosphotransferase yields the protein MQKELKGIPASSGIAIAKAFVLEEPNYTIEMKTVDNVEEEVHRFTNALEKAKEELAVIRDKAEQDLGEDKAAIFAAHLLVLSDPELVDAVKDKITSTKVNAESALQEIANMFISMFENMDNEYMKERAADIRDVTKRVLGHLLGIQTTSLALIQEKTVIIAEDLTPSDTAQLNPEYIKGFATDIGGRTSHSAIMARSMEIPAVVGTKSITDGIENGMMVIVDGLDGQVIVNPSKEQLEAYEQKLATFNKQKEEWAKLVNEKTLTVDGHHVELAANIGTPDDITGVHNNGAEGIGLYRTEFLYMGRNELPTEEEQFIAYKTVVEKMAGKPVVIRTLDIGGDKELPYLDLPKEMNPFLGFRAVRLCLEMQDMFRTQLRSLLRASAFGNLKIMFPMIATLEELQQAKAILAEEKLKLVAENVAVSEEIEVGIMVEIPSTAVCADLYAPEVDFFSIGTNDLIQYTMAADRMNERVSYLYQPYHPAILRLVNMVIEAAHRQGKWVGMCGEMAGDEVAIPILLGLGLDEFSMSASSILPARSLLAKLSKQELEGFAKEMLQKATAAEVEALVRAKFF